A genome region from Mycolicibacterium litorale includes the following:
- a CDS encoding aromatic ring-hydroxylating oxygenase subunit alpha: MARFPKPPEGSWTEHYPHLGTGPVSYEDSIDPQFYEVERKAVFKRAWLNVGRVEQIPRKGSYFTKELKVVNTSIIVVRTTSGEVKAYHNICRHRGNKLVWNDMPLEETSGVCRQFTCKYHAWRYDLDGNLTFVQQEGEFFDLDKSRYGLVPVHCDVWEGFIFVNFASNTEAPEQSLRDFLGPMITDLEGYPFDRMTSRFHYRSEVKANWKLYMDAFQEFYHAPVLHANQSPTAYSKAAAEAGFEAPHYRIEGPHRLVSTSGIRAWEMADEMRKPIEDICQSGLFGPWDKPDLGEMPVGLNPAKCDPWGLDSFQLFPNFVMLFWGQGWYLTYHYWPTSHNTHIFEGTVYFPQPRTPRERIAQELAAVSFKEYGLQDANTLEATQTMVESRVLDNFVLCDQEVLIRHLHKETAAWVEEYQRKTAGV, from the coding sequence ATGGCCCGATTCCCCAAGCCACCCGAGGGCAGCTGGACCGAGCACTACCCGCATCTGGGCACGGGACCGGTGTCCTACGAGGACTCCATCGACCCACAGTTCTACGAAGTCGAGCGCAAGGCGGTGTTCAAGCGGGCCTGGCTCAACGTCGGTCGGGTCGAGCAGATCCCCCGCAAGGGCAGCTACTTCACCAAGGAGCTGAAGGTCGTCAACACGTCGATCATCGTGGTGCGCACGACCTCCGGCGAGGTGAAGGCCTACCACAACATCTGCCGGCACCGGGGCAACAAGCTGGTCTGGAACGACATGCCGCTCGAGGAGACCAGTGGCGTGTGCAGGCAGTTCACCTGCAAGTACCACGCGTGGCGCTACGACCTCGACGGCAACCTGACGTTCGTGCAGCAGGAAGGCGAGTTCTTCGATCTGGACAAGAGCCGCTACGGCCTGGTGCCGGTCCACTGCGACGTCTGGGAAGGGTTCATCTTCGTCAACTTCGCCAGCAACACTGAAGCGCCCGAACAGTCCCTGCGCGACTTCCTCGGCCCGATGATCACCGACCTGGAGGGCTATCCGTTCGACCGGATGACCTCGCGGTTCCACTACAGGTCGGAGGTGAAGGCGAACTGGAAGCTGTACATGGACGCCTTCCAGGAGTTCTACCACGCGCCGGTACTGCACGCGAACCAGTCGCCGACGGCGTACTCGAAGGCGGCCGCGGAGGCCGGTTTCGAAGCGCCGCACTATCGGATCGAGGGGCCGCACCGGCTGGTGAGCACCTCGGGCATTCGGGCCTGGGAGATGGCCGACGAGATGCGCAAGCCCATCGAGGACATCTGTCAGAGCGGGCTTTTCGGGCCATGGGACAAACCGGATCTGGGGGAGATGCCGGTCGGGCTGAACCCCGCCAAGTGCGACCCGTGGGGCCTGGACTCGTTCCAGCTCTTCCCGAACTTCGTGATGCTCTTCTGGGGGCAGGGCTGGTATCTGACCTACCACTACTGGCCGACGTCGCACAACACCCACATCTTCGAGGGCACAGTGTATTTCCCGCAGCCGCGTACGCCGCGTGAACGCATCGCCCAGGAACTGGCCGCCGTGTCGTTCAAGGAGTACGGCCTGCAGGACGCCAACACTCTGGAGGCGACGCAGACGATGGTCGAGTCGCGAGTGCTCGACAACTTCGTGCTCTGCGATCAGGAGGTGCTCATCCGGCACCTGCACAAGGAGACGGCCGCCTGGGTCGAGGAATACCAGCGCAAGACGGCGGGGGTGTGA
- a CDS encoding aldehyde dehydrogenase → MRPDELFIGGVWCEPTTAPRIDVIAPHTEEPIAQVAAAGPGDVDAAVAAARTAFDGGPWPRLDPAERIGAVRRLAAAYGERRSQMAEIITSEIGAPISFAQRAQVALPWTMMTAFCDLAEAYPFHEERPGRYGAAVHIRREPVGVVAAIVPWNMPQFLIVTKLVPALLAGCVVILKPAPESPLNALLLAEMIAESDLPPGVVSVLPGDGSAGEYLVKHAGVDKVSFTGSTTAGKAVAAACAPDLKRVSLELGGKSAAIVLDDADPATVASGVRSASLSNSGQICNALTRILVPAARADEFTDALAAEMAALVVGDPTDSATQVGPLVAQRQQQRVRGYIATGCAEGARLVTGGAQMPDGVEKGWYVRPTLFADAKNDMRIAREEIFGPVLTVIPFADEQEAVAIANDSDYGLAGSVFTEDLERGLGVAARIRTGTFGVNQGYTMDPFAPFGGVKGSGYGRELGREGIDGYTDTKSISVAAKQDPATAAQGKGA, encoded by the coding sequence GTGCGTCCTGACGAACTGTTCATCGGCGGCGTGTGGTGCGAGCCGACCACCGCGCCACGCATCGACGTGATCGCCCCGCATACCGAGGAGCCGATCGCCCAGGTCGCCGCCGCAGGCCCCGGGGACGTCGATGCGGCGGTCGCTGCCGCACGGACGGCGTTCGACGGCGGTCCGTGGCCGCGGCTCGACCCCGCCGAGCGCATCGGCGCGGTGCGGCGCCTGGCCGCCGCATACGGCGAACGACGCTCTCAGATGGCCGAGATCATCACCTCCGAGATCGGGGCACCCATCAGCTTCGCGCAGCGCGCCCAGGTCGCGTTGCCGTGGACGATGATGACCGCCTTCTGCGATCTGGCCGAGGCGTATCCGTTCCACGAGGAGCGGCCGGGGAGGTACGGCGCCGCCGTCCACATCCGCCGGGAGCCCGTCGGTGTCGTCGCCGCGATCGTGCCGTGGAACATGCCGCAGTTCCTCATCGTCACCAAGCTGGTGCCCGCACTGCTCGCCGGATGCGTCGTGATCCTCAAGCCGGCGCCGGAGTCACCGCTCAACGCGTTGCTGCTTGCCGAGATGATCGCGGAGTCGGATCTGCCGCCCGGCGTGGTGAGCGTCCTGCCGGGCGACGGCTCGGCCGGCGAGTATCTGGTGAAGCATGCGGGCGTGGACAAGGTTTCGTTCACCGGCTCGACGACGGCGGGCAAGGCCGTCGCCGCGGCGTGCGCCCCCGATCTGAAACGGGTCAGCCTGGAACTCGGCGGGAAGTCCGCCGCCATCGTGCTCGACGACGCCGATCCGGCGACCGTGGCGAGCGGCGTGCGGTCGGCCAGCCTGTCCAACAGCGGACAGATCTGCAATGCCCTCACCCGCATCCTGGTGCCCGCGGCCCGGGCCGACGAGTTCACCGATGCGCTGGCCGCCGAGATGGCCGCCCTGGTGGTCGGCGACCCGACCGACAGCGCTACTCAGGTCGGCCCGCTGGTCGCCCAGCGCCAGCAGCAGCGGGTGCGCGGCTACATCGCCACCGGCTGTGCCGAAGGCGCCCGTCTGGTCACCGGCGGAGCCCAGATGCCCGACGGAGTCGAGAAGGGGTGGTACGTGCGTCCGACCCTGTTCGCCGACGCGAAAAACGACATGCGCATCGCCCGCGAGGAGATCTTCGGTCCGGTGCTCACCGTCATCCCCTTCGCCGACGAGCAGGAGGCGGTGGCGATCGCCAACGACTCCGACTACGGCCTTGCGGGGTCGGTGTTCACCGAGGACCTCGAGCGCGGACTCGGCGTCGCCGCCCGCATCCGGACCGGGACCTTCGGCGTCAACCAGGGCTACACCATGGACCCGTTCGCGCCCTTCGGCGGCGTGAAGGGCAGCGGCTACGGCCGTGAGCTCGGCCGGGAGGGTATCGACGGCTACACCGACACGAAATCGATCTCCGTCGCCGCGAAGCAGGACCCGGCGACCGCCGCGCAGGGCAAGGGGGCGTGA